The Danio rerio strain Tuebingen ecotype United States chromosome 20, GRCz12tu, whole genome shotgun sequence genome contains the following window.
aatatttatgattatataattatatattatcctaataattattgaaataatgaaatacataaatacacattgcAGTTATGTATGTGAGTAAGGTTATAACTAAATTTATATTGATTCAAAAGAATTATTTACCTtattagtaaattaattcattgcacaatataaatgttataattatatataattcataaaaataatataatgaagaTACTTACATATACACAATAATTTATATACAAAATACAAATTATGTATGCTGAAAATCTTTGATTTACCTTTGTTATGAAGTAGCCCCCCAGAGTTGTGTCCTTTTTTGCAACTCTAGCCATATTAAGAGGCACAAGGTTTGCTCTCCTGAGGACCTCATGAATGAAAGCATTCAGGTAGTGCATGTTTGCTTTATCAGACATAGAAGGAAGACGGGAACCAATCACCTCGTCAATCTCTGCTTGCACCTTTTctgtttaaagaaatattttgttgTGATATGTAAACTGCATCCGTAAATCTGTTTAGACAGTTTTCAGTTTGGGTTaagaatataatttgattatttgaatTTTAGAGTCCATATCTTATACTTTAAATGTCATACTTTGAATGTCAGGGTACTTGATGAGGAAAAGCAGAGCCCATCGGAGTGTGTTGGTTGTTGTTTCAGTTCCCCCCTCAAACAAATCCACCATGGACCACACCAAACTGCCAACAGTAAACCCTGCCTCTGTATCATTCTTCTTCTGATGATGCACAGGGACATAAATAAGCAACAGGTATGAAGATAATTCAAGAACATGCATGTAGATACATCACCTATTATTGATGTTTTACCTTCTCTGCTTCGGTTAGGTAGGCATCAATATAATCTCTCGGATTGCTGATGTCCCAGTCTGGTTTATGTTGCTCAATCTTCTCTTCCAGAAAGTTTGCTAACTTTTGATAGTTTGAAATGATTGTCTGATGAGGTCCAGGCACCCACTTCATTATACCTGGGAAGGCATCATACAGCtggaaagcaaacaaacaaaacagcttTGTTAAAAATAGTGTTACTGAGTTTCAACTATTGACGTTTTTTTACTACTTATCTTGTAAGATATATATGGGAATTATGcgtaaaaatttaattaatgttcAATAATATGATAAGGATGCCATCTATAAGAGCATGTACACTAAGAGAGGTTCCCTAAAAACTTCCAAATGCTTTCTAGATCAACCGATAGCATGGAGCTTGGGCTGTGGCTACTGAAGCAGGTTCAGCCAGATGGTTTTTAGCAAGTGTGAGATCATGACTGAGGCAAAATACATTCAGATTCACGTATAACGAAGTGAAAGACTACAATTGAAGATTTGCCAAAATTTGCAAAGACAGACAATAGGTGAAACAAGCATCAATACTGACATTTGATGAGTTCCTTTCTGACAGACACACTATAAAATatgattactttaaaaaatattgtaagtCATTGCCTTAAAGTAAGGGTTTCtaaattcggtcctggagggctgatgtcctgcagattttagctccaacttgcctcaacacagctgCAAGGATGTTTAacctaagagcttgattagctagcccaggtgtgtctgattgaggttggaactaaactttgcaggataccggccctccaggaccaagtttggacccCCCTGCcttaaagcaacaagtttacatggaactaataagttgactggatgtttaactttaataattaattttccttctgcttagtccctttatttatcacgaattgccacagcagaatgaaccaccaaattatccagcatatgttttatacagcggatgcccttccaggtgcaacacagtactgggaaacatacttacactttcacattcacatacTAAGGCCAATTTGGCTTAttgaattcacctataccatatgtctttggactgtgggggaaaccggagcacccagaggaaacccatgcaaacatggggagaatatgcaaactctagGAAgctcaactgacccagccggggctcgaaccagcggccctcttgctgtgaggcgacagtgctaaccactaaggcACCACATCGccaatgtttaattattttttttataattatggtcagttcatttacttaaatgcaaggcaacaagtttactcgCTTTTTAAGCAAAATCAACTTATCATTTTAATAGCAACAGGTTTATTccttttttaagtcaactaattgttatttacagtataatataaACTAGTTAGCTATTACTAACTAGCTTTGAAAccctaaataatataataacacattAAAAAGATAAAATGCTTTAAAGAAATGGTGCGTTAAGTTTACAGTGAGGTGTTTgaaaatatgttttagttttggtaaatCCACTAAAAGACCCTAGCAGTgcacaaaatgtatgtatttcACCTTTAAATGCTCTTTTAATTGATTacaatttcaaaatgttttatagaTAGGCTGTATTTTGAATATACTCCACCTGGTTCCACACAGATCCTGTAAGAAACACTGACTCCGCACTCATCTGTAGACGCTTCTGGAAATTAACATCACTATACTCATATCGATGGCCGAACACCAGGAAGCCGATAACGTTGGCTACTGCATTATTGATTTTGACCAAAGGGTCAAAGGGGCGGCCTGTGTGACAATGTAAAGGaattacataattatatatattaactgAATATTACAGAACAATATCTGTCAAATAATTGTGGAAATGTAGTGCAAGATTTGCATAGTCAACTTTTTTGAAAGCACAAACCCTTGTTTTGCCATTGATAAACTATCAGGATTTACTAAACGTAGGCAGTACTAAACTAAAAATTAGCAGTAGTCAGTTTACTTGAATTTGCAACATTATTTAATACCATAAGGCTTTTTGTGCCTGTTTTATTAGTTAATATCTATGCATGATTATCATTGGCGTAGCTTTTTAGTTTGTGAACTAATTTGTGCTGCTTTCTGCACTGCATTGCATTTTATAGAAATGGCTGTCAATATTCTTTTAGTTGTAGACTATCAGTGGATCATCCACAGAATTTTACACTCCCATCAACATTTGTATACCTACGTGCTTATTCTGTTTTGTGAATCTGGCATTTAGTGTGCTCATTTATAATGTATGTAaataacatatattatattatctgtCTATAATTACTGTTAttctgatttatatatatatatatatgaaacacaTTTCGGAgcaacctaaaaaaaaatattttaaatattgtacatCTTTTTCACCCACCCTGCTCCTCTTTGAAGGCTCCACACAGGAAGTAGCACTCTCGTTGATTATTTTCTTCTAGAGTCTTCCTCCCCTCTCCAAAATTTTTCAGGTGACTCATGGAAAACTGTTGATGCTTTCTCCACGAATAGCCATTGTTGAAGGACAGGCCTTGCTCAGCCAGGGGTCGGTATCAAAAACAATGGAGGGAAATTGTGATTAGAACTATTGTAGCCTCAGTAGTGGAGATTCTTATCATCATTTTAACCCTGCCTTAAAAGCTAATTTCAAAGAATGTTACAGACAGAGTTCATCAGAAATGTTAGCACTGTTTTTACCTAAAGATATGAGAACCATTAGTACTGTTGATCCTCATTGGGGTTAAGTGTGAAACTATGTGATGTTAAAAGTTTAGGAAAAATAGCTGTTTTGCAATCGACCATCAATCGCATACCTCATAATCACTTTGTTTTAACTGAAATGAAAATGTTAAGTAGTAATGGAAAAACACACCAGATGGACTTAAGATGAGCAATTCTTTTTTGCTGTCAAGTGTATAATGTACGGCTGTAACAGATGTGCAATGCTAGTTTTCTATGAACAAGTTGAATGTTGATTTTGTCCAATCAGTGGCCATAAAATTTGGACGCACAAATGAAGTCATTAACCCAGGGtgtatcccagttgtaagagcaacaaataataacttgacttctagttgatcatttggaaaagtggcagaaagtggatttttccagtgaatcatctgttgaaatcCATACCTATCATCACAagtactgcagaagacctttaggaacctgcatggacccaagattctcacagaaatcagtcaagtttggtgaagaaaaaatcaaggtttggggttatattcagtatgggggtatgcgggtgatctgcagagtggatggcaacatcaacagactcaggtatcaagacatttgtgctgcccattacattacaaaccacaggacagGGCAAACTATTTGGCAGCaaagcgctccttctcatacttcaaccattacatcaaagttcctgaaagcaaaaaaggtcaaggtgctacaggattggtcagcccagtcaccagacatgaacatttttgagcatgtctgaggtaagttGAAGGAgggggcattgaagatgaatcaaaaGAATCTTAATGAATTTTAGGAGTCGTACAAGAATGCTttatttgccatttcagatgacttaaaaaagttattagagtcactgcagagatgcaTAGGTGCAGTCATCTAagctcatacacaatattaaatctttttccactgcactatgacattatattctatactgttcattatttatgttaagtgacaagacttttgtcagagcAAAGTTagacattactgtcctaattaaataattaaaattaattcaagacatgatcatattttattttggtaaaataagcctaatctagaggcctttggttttcatataagccacttctgataccaaatggtcGACTAAgagatcaagttattatttgttgttcctaaaacttggataaagtcttttgtcaggtagtgtgaaAACATGTGAAACATCAGCATAGGATTTATTGTTAACCCTGGGTAAAGAACATAACATTGGCCcccttattaatatttatttgattacatgTAGTGTATACTTACCTCTGCCTTTATAAAGTGTGTCAAACAATGGTGAAACAGGACGGTCAGTGAAGTTTTCCCCTTGAGTGATCAAAACATCCTTCACCATTTTAAACCCAGACACATACACTATTTTATCACTTCCAATCCTGACACTGAATATGTTCCCATACTTCTCAATCAGCTGTAGGGAAAcagtaatgattaaattattacCAAACATTCAAAGGTATTCATCAGGGCATGTGGCTGCCTAAATAAGAAATTGCACCAAACTCGATTAAAGCAGATACAAACTGTTCAAgcacaaaataaactaaactacaaGAGCAGTCACCACTTAAGTTAAATGTGAGAATAAACGTGTCAATTAAGTTTGCTATATTAATTTGGATGTGTATTTGTTTGGTAGCAACAGTCTGGCAGCCAATCACACACGTGTATGTTGAGTTTAGGAATGTGGTATCCAATCAGACGCGTTTTGATTagtcaccacacactcccacaaacGCTCTcgtcataaacaaaacaaaaaggtgcTGAAAGGATGTCAGAGATTAATTTCGCAGCTTCGGCGATTATAAAGTGagtttttgtgttatttgtgcTAGACTAACTTTACAGACCGACGTTTTATTTTTGTAGACAGTTAATTCCTAGGTTTAGGCTAGGTTTGTTTTACATATAGGGCCTGAATAATACATTAATTGTCTGCGAAGGTAAAAACAAACAACTATTGAGCAAATATTGTTCAAGTTAATTTCTGAAGTTAGTTTTGTCttcaatatttatattaatacaacaacaaaaatgttatttatttataagctaCACGTTTATTCTAATATAAAACATGTCATAATCACAGACTGTATAAAACAAGGGCATCATATATTCAAGAGTGCTCACCTGATCCACAGTTTTATAGTTAACATCAGTGAAGACATTTCCTAAGATGGGTAAAGGCCATGGTCCTGGTGGAAAATTTGCTGGGTTTTTATTCCTGATTAAATCTATAAGCAGCAGCAGAAAACAAGTCAAAAACAACCACCCTTTAAAATCCAAGCAGTCGtataaagagtataaaatcaTGGTTGTATTGGTAAAAGGCTCTTCTCAAGTGAACCAGCTTATTTAAGTCAGATAAGACAgggtgtgtgtgaaagagtgcaAAAAGGCAAAGTTGCAGTGGGCCTCAGAAACCGGCAGGAAGACAAATGAGCAGTTTGGGAGGCGTTATGTAACCACATTATGTAATGAATGTGTGTAGTTTGTGCTATAGTTTCCAATGTAAACAGACCCCCCAATTCAACCTCTGCATGAACTGCTACATTCCACAAGACTCTTTCCTGGGAACTAGTCATTAATAATCATCAGTTGAAGACAAAAAAGATAAGCCATATGCATGCTTGCAGACCGCAGATACTGTAAAAACATCTGTGCAGCAGGGACTATGATAAAATGTTTTAGTTGGACACCTAAAAGCACagttttatagaaaataatactataaataaacCATACTACTGGAATACAATATGAATATGTGCAatgtaccatgaaaatgcatTTGGGTCTTTATAAAAGGTCTTTGTTTCTGAATGAATAGAGGGTTATTAGGTTTGGGGGAAAGTAATAAGACACTCTTGTTTTGCTCTTTTCCACTTATCATCCACACTGATGGTAACCCTATAGCCCAATACACGATGTTCAGTTTTTATAGCCTGAAATGTTGTAGGAGTACATAATTACAGACTTTTAATGTTGTGTACAACATTGATGAAGATTAGGATTACATTTGCTGGAGTGCAAATTATATTTCAGTTCACTAACAATTAATGTTTAATTCAAAGTTCCTTCAAAATTATTTGTGAAAACTGCTTTAGTAAGTGTTGACTGAGCAAATAAACCTGATAAAATGGACAGATGAATATGGACGCTCTGCAGATTAGTTACGAAAGGAGATCATTCACCctaaaaacaagcacacactGAATCTAAAAAGGGAGTTTGCCCTTGCTTTGTGTGGTCTGTACACTGAAGGTCTCTCAGGATTTAAAAAGAAGGGGCCCCTCATGGGGTTGAGGCTCAAGCTTGTGCAAGAAACACCTCAGTAGCATAGTCTATGAAACTTTAGTTTATTAGTAATGGTAACTCAAAGAGTTTTTGCATGACACTGTGCAAAGGGATATTTAATGTGACAAATAATCAATTCACGTGTCATTTATTTACATGAGAATTATATATCGACATATCTGTAAATCACTTGCTGTACTGATACATGcagatttaaacattaaaatcaaAACTTCTACTAACACTTTAATACTGTTGCATTTCCTAAGACATAGAAATGATATAAAGAAATATGTATCGACATATCTGTAAATCCCCTACTGTActgatacatttacatttaaactgCTACAACACTGAAACACTGCTGCAGTTTCTAAGACACAAACACTTCTGTCCCGTTTAAATGACTTTGTTCTAACGTACAGAGACTGAAATGCGAAAAGGAGCAGGAGCGTAAGTGAACCAAATCTCGCCCTCCAAACTGGGTTCCTCTCCTGGACATTTGGAGAGGGTGAACTGCTGCAGCAGAGAGGTGAAGAAGAGGAAGAGCACATTACGAGCCAGCAGCTCTCCGACACAAGCTCTTTTACCTGCAAACAAATGGAATAAAAGGTAAAGTTACAC
Protein-coding sequences here:
- the cyp2ad6 gene encoding cytochrome P450 2AD6, which encodes MILYSLYDCLDFKGWLFLTCFLLLLIDLIRNKNPANFPPGPWPLPILGNVFTDVNYKTVDQLIEKYGNIFSVRIGSDKIVYVSGFKMVKDVLITQGENFTDRPVSPLFDTLYKGRGLSFNNGYSWRKHQQFSMSHLKNFGEGRKTLEENNQRECYFLCGAFKEEQGRPFDPLVKINNAVANVIGFLVFGHRYEYSDVNFQKRLQMSAESVFLTGSVWNQLYDAFPGIMKWVPGPHQTIISNYQKLANFLEEKIEQHKPDWDISNPRDYIDAYLTEAEKKKNDTEAGFTVGSLVWSMVDLFEGGTETTTNTLRWALLFLIKYPDIQKKVQAEIDEVIGSRLPSMSDKANMHYLNAFIHEVLRRANLVPLNMARVAKKDTTLGGYFITKGTVMITNLTSVLYDKQEWETPDAFNPKHFLDSEGHFCRRNAFFAFSAGKRQCPGEYLAHLELFIFLTILLQTFSFSPPDGEEPSLDSQVGFTQAPLPYKICAHPR
- the cyp2ad6 gene encoding cytochrome P450 2AD6 isoform X1 yields the protein MKWVPGPHQTIISNYQKLANFLEEKIEQHKPDWDISNPRDYIDAYLTEAEKKKNDTEAGFTVGSLVWSMVDLFEGGTETTTNTLRWALLFLIKYPDIQKKVQAEIDEVIGSRLPSMSDKANMHYLNAFIHEVLRRANLVPLNMARVAKKDTTLGGYFITKGTVMITNLTSVLYDKQEWETPDAFNPKHFLDSEGHFCRRNAFFAFSAGKRQCPGEYLAHLELFIFLTILLQTFSFSPPDGEEPSLDSQVGFTQAPLPYKICAHPR